Within Verrucomicrobiota bacterium, the genomic segment ATCCCCATCCGCTAGCCCGGAAACTTCGATACGGGTGAGCCCGCAGGGCGACGACTCGATCTTGATTCGCTCCCGGTCCAACCGCGTGGGGAAGAGGCGGACTAGGTCAGAATGCCTTTGACGAGCTCGCCTTCTCCGGTCGGGCCGATCAGTTTCTGGTTCAATCCCTGATAGCGATAGCTGAATCGGTGCGCGTCGATGCCCAGCAAATGCAGCATCGTGGTTTGCAAATCGCGCACCGTGACTTTGTTCTCCGCCACAAAATAACCGAACTCGTCGGTGTTGCCATACGCCTGGCCAGGCTTGATGCCACCCCCAGCCATCCAGATGCTGAAGCAATGAGGATGATGATCCCGCCCAAGGAAAGTCGATCCGTTGCGAGCTTCGTTCATCGGGGTGCGCCCAAATTCACCGCCCCAGACCACCACCACCTCGTCCAGAAGCCCGCGCTGTTTCAAATCTTTGATCAACGCGGCGCTCGCGCGATCGACGTCCTTGCATTTTCGAGGAAAGGCCTTCATCAGGTCGTCTCCCTCGCCGGTGCCGTGAATGTCCCAGCCCCAATCGAAAAGCTGGACGTATCGCACTCCGCGCTCCACCAATCGCCGCGCCAGCAGGCAATTGTTGGCGAACGATCCCTCCCCGGGCTTGGCGCCGTAGAGATCCAAAACCTCCTTGGGTTCCTTCGCGATATCGAACGTTTCCGGAACGGACGCCTGCATGCGGAACGCCAGCTCGTATTGCTCGATCCGCGTCAGGGTTTCCGGGTCGCCAAACGTTTTCGCCTCGATCTCGTTCAGCGCGCGCAACGCGTCGAGACTGCGCCGGCGCGAATCGCGGCTCATGCCCTTCGGATCGTTGGCATAAAGAATCGGCTCCCCTGTCGTGCGGCACTGCACACCCTGGTAAACACCGGGCAAAAATCCCGAGCTCCAATTGCTCTTTCCTCCGGTGGGATCCGTGCCGCCA encodes:
- a CDS encoding DUF1501 domain-containing protein codes for the protein MDWNFRWQRARAMSRRQFFASGGVSLGGLALSQLMAAEQAGSIIEPDPLRPMAPRRPPAPAKARAVIYLHMSGAPPGLDLFDYKSELKKLHMQPCPDSLLKNQRFAFIKGVPRMLGSPYDFSQHGQSGGWFSSTIPEMAGVADDLCVIRSMWTDQFNHAPAELFLYTGNMRAGNPSLGSWITYGLGSFNQDLPGFVVLLSGGTDPTGGKSNWSSGFLPGVYQGVQCRTTGEPILYANDPKGMSRDSRRRSLDALRALNEIEAKTFGDPETLTRIEQYELAFRMQASVPETFDIAKEPKEVLDLYGAKPGEGSFANNCLLARRLVERGVRYVQLFDWGWDIHGTGEGDDLMKAFPRKCKDVDRASAALIKDLKQRGLLDEVVVVWGGEFGRTPMNEARNGSTFLGRDHHPHCFSIWMAGGGIKPGQAYGNTDEFGYFVAENKVTVRDLQTTMLHLLGIDAHRFSYRYQGLNQKLIGPTGEGELVKGILT